The genomic interval CCCCGAATCTGTGGCTGACTCGTAGCGGTGCAGGTATGTCTctgacgaggatgacgaagaagccgGCGATAGTTCCGGAGATGACGGAAGCTTCAACGAAGAGGATgccgaagatgaggagggcgaagaagaagacgaggaagctGCCCCGGGTATGACCAGCCTCGCAATCCCATTAACTTGTTTTTGGCGCGCTAATCATCTTCCCTCAACCAAGCTcctcccaagaagaagataaAGACGGCAGCTACCGCCGAGGGTGATGCACCTCAGAAGAACGGCCACAAGAACGGTGtcgccgaggatgacgaagGAGATGaccaagaggaggaggatcaagagggcgaggaagaaggcgacgatgatgacgtcGAAGACGTGGAaggtgctgaggaggatgagcccCCTATCGCTTCCAAGGGCgtcaagaaggctgccgcaccgcttgccgccgccgagggcagcgctgctgctgttgccgctGATGGTGACGACAAGGACTAATGGTGGTGAGAcatggctgtggtggtgttggcaaGTTCCTCGCGATCCATGAGCCCCCATTGCGTGCGGCCTCTCCTGCTCTGAAGGCGTTGGCGTTTGTGACCACTGATTCGTGGCTGGCTGGATGCCGGAGGAAGCGGCCGTCTTTTGTTTGCTTGGGTATGCGTGCGCAATAGGTACCGTCCTCGTCGATCTCAGCTAGATATATATATCCATTTCATGAACTGCTCCTGTTGTTGGCGTTTGCGCTATACCGACTTGTAGTCAGGAGCATGGGGTGTGAATTGTAATCGGTTGCTTACATGCTTGCCCCTTCGTTGCTGATTTGGTCCACGTGTGGACGGCGGCCTAAGGGGGGGAAGCGCAGATGAGGCGGTCTCTTCAAAGAAGAACAGAATGGAtgaaaagggaagaaagCAGTGTTGTGTTTTACACCAGCCTCCCTAACAGCAGCCCCAGTCATATTCTCGATTTGGCGAGGCCCACACCATTGGCCCCGTGATGCCCACTCTTAGGCTGGGACATGTAGTGCCACGTCGACAATGGGGGTCGAGATCCGCCAAGCTCTGCCCTATTTTGGTGGCCATCAGTTTGATAGGCTTGTCGAGTAGGAGACCTTTTGAGATATTTGGTTTAACAGCGGCTGAGGGAAGAGGTATGGGCGCAGTCTCTGCATATGTGCATGTATGGTCGTCTGGCTGCGTTTATGCCTTTCCTTTCGACCGGTTTGTTACTTGAGCAGAGAggctgatggtgatgacctCGAGAGCCGTGGCTAGCCTTTCTATGCCTGGTCCAAACCGAgtctggttgttgggggaaaAGGAAGCATACTGATCCCAGCATCTTGAGTCTGCAAGCACATCGCCAACTCAGGTCTATTCTCGGAACTGATTCCGAACTTGCCGAGAGTAGCAACCAAGTTCTTGACAGAGCTCGAATTCCCTCTTGTCTCGATTGTCAACGGGAAGAGTTGTCAATCCGTACAAGTAACAGTCTCAACGAAAGCTCTTTGGGACAATGTTGTCCCATTGGGAGCCCTCAAAATGCCGATTGATCCTCCTGAAACATGGCTTCTCACTAACCAGAGACAGAAAATGATAGCTCGCGGTCGGAATAGTG from Podospora pseudoanserina strain CBS 124.78 chromosome 6, whole genome shotgun sequence carries:
- a CDS encoding hypothetical protein (EggNog:ENOG503P9GZ) is translated as MTGRKRKQEEELVALPSDDEEEEEEYVSDEDDEEAGDSSGDDGSFNEEDAEDEEGEEEDEEAAPAPPKKKIKTAATAEGDAPQKNGHKNGVAEDDEGDDQEEEDQEGEEEGDDDDVEDVEGAEEDEPPIASKGVKKAAAPLAAAEGSAAAVAADGDDKD